The proteins below are encoded in one region of Streptomyces roseirectus:
- the glmU gene encoding bifunctional UDP-N-acetylglucosamine diphosphorylase/glucosamine-1-phosphate N-acetyltransferase GlmU codes for MSAIRPAAVVVLAAGEGTRMKSATPKVLHELCGRTLVGHVLAAAGELSPENLVVVVGHAREKVTAHLAETNADVRTAVQERQNGTGHAVRIALEELGGGVDGTVVVVCGDTPLLTGATLAGLTSTHHADGNAVTVLTAEVPDATGYGRIVRDGGTNAVTAIVEHKDASEEQRAIREINSGVFAFDGQLLADALKKVRTDNSQGEEYLTDVLGILREAGHRVGASVADDHREIAGINNRVQLGEARRILNDRLLTQAMLDGVTVIDPATTWVDVAVTFGQDAVVHPGTQLQGATHIGEGAEVGPNTRLTDTRVGAGARVDNTVAVSSTIGEGASVGPFAYLRPGTRLGARGKIGTFVETKNSSIGEGTKVPHLSYVGDATIGDFSNIGAASVFVNYDGESKHHTVVGSHCKTGSDNMFVAPVTVGDGAYTAAGSVITKDVPPGSLAVARGQQRNIEGWVARKRPGSAAAKAAEAASRQGEGDS; via the coding sequence GTGAGCGCCATCCGCCCGGCAGCCGTCGTCGTTCTCGCAGCGGGTGAGGGCACCCGTATGAAGTCGGCCACACCGAAGGTCCTGCATGAGTTGTGCGGACGCACGTTGGTGGGTCATGTGCTGGCCGCGGCAGGGGAGTTGAGCCCGGAGAACCTGGTCGTGGTGGTGGGTCACGCGCGGGAGAAGGTGACCGCGCACCTCGCGGAGACGAACGCGGACGTGCGCACGGCCGTGCAGGAGCGGCAGAACGGCACGGGCCACGCGGTGCGGATCGCGTTGGAGGAGCTGGGCGGCGGGGTCGACGGGACGGTCGTGGTCGTGTGCGGGGACACCCCGCTGCTGACCGGCGCGACGCTCGCGGGTCTGACGTCCACACACCACGCGGACGGCAACGCGGTGACGGTGCTGACGGCGGAGGTGCCGGACGCGACGGGGTACGGACGGATCGTCAGGGACGGCGGCACGAACGCCGTCACCGCGATCGTGGAGCACAAGGACGCGTCCGAGGAGCAGCGGGCGATCCGGGAGATCAACTCGGGTGTGTTCGCGTTCGACGGCCAGTTGCTGGCGGACGCGTTGAAGAAGGTGCGGACGGACAACAGTCAGGGCGAGGAGTACCTGACGGACGTGTTGGGGATCCTGCGTGAGGCGGGTCACCGGGTCGGCGCGTCGGTCGCGGACGACCACCGTGAGATCGCCGGTATCAACAACCGCGTCCAGCTCGGCGAGGCCCGCCGCATCCTGAACGATCGCCTCCTCACGCAGGCGATGTTGGACGGCGTCACGGTGATCGACCCGGCGACGACGTGGGTGGACGTGGCGGTGACGTTCGGGCAGGACGCCGTCGTCCACCCGGGGACGCAGCTTCAGGGGGCGACGCACATCGGCGAGGGCGCGGAGGTCGGGCCGAACACCCGGCTGACGGACACCCGGGTCGGGGCGGGCGCGCGCGTGGACAACACCGTTGCCGTCTCCTCGACGATCGGTGAGGGGGCGAGCGTCGGTCCGTTCGCGTATCTGCGTCCGGGTACCCGGCTGGGTGCGCGGGGCAAGATCGGGACGTTCGTGGAGACGAAGAACTCGTCGATCGGCGAGGGCACGAAGGTGCCGCACCTGTCGTACGTGGGTGACGCGACGATCGGTGATTTCAGCAACATCGGTGCCGCGAGTGTGTTCGTGAACTACGACGGTGAGAGCAAGCATCACACGGTGGTCGGCTCGCACTGCAAGACGGGTTCGGACAACATGTTTGTGGCACCGGTCACGGTCGGGGACGGCGCGTACACCGCCGCCGGCTCGGTGATCACGAAGGACGTGCCGCCCGGTTCGCTGGCCGTGGCCCGTGGCCAGCAGCGGAATATCGAGGGCTGGGTGGCTCGTAAGCGTCCGGGGAGCGCGGCGGCGAAGGCGGCCGAGGCGGCGTCCCGGCAGGGCGAAGGCGATAGCTGA
- a CDS encoding sensor histidine kinase — MTRTGEEVAAGRGGPWWWERWRGAALDLGLGFASAVECGVEGTKFARDAGIPLWAGVVFGVLAGSVLVVRHKWPIAVVLVAIAITPAQMGFLMGLVGLYTLAATELPRRIIGSLAGMSLVGMLVVTFVRLKQGPATGANLNVGDWAVPVVSIAAALGVTAPPVLLGLYVGARRRLMESLRERADSLERELQLLAERAEERAEWARGEERTRIAREMHDVVAHRVSLMVVHAAALQAVARKDPEKAVRNAALVGDMGRQALTELREMLGVLRSGGERTGAMGAAGVTGAAGAPPLAAVSAAAAAAASRAVEEGEGPCLADVEELVGQSAAAGMVVALSVDGEVRTYLAEIEQTAFRVVQEALTNVHKHAAGAKTYVRLAHRAEEIAMQVENEPPPEVLSAGAARLPSGGNGLVGMRERVVALGGVFVSGPTEAGGFRVSAVIPLRG, encoded by the coding sequence ATGACCAGGACGGGGGAAGAGGTGGCCGCGGGCCGGGGAGGGCCGTGGTGGTGGGAGCGGTGGCGGGGGGCGGCGCTGGATCTGGGGCTGGGGTTCGCCTCGGCGGTGGAGTGCGGTGTCGAGGGGACGAAGTTCGCCAGGGACGCGGGGATCCCGCTGTGGGCGGGCGTCGTGTTCGGCGTGCTCGCCGGAAGCGTGCTGGTGGTGCGGCACAAGTGGCCGATCGCCGTGGTGCTGGTGGCGATCGCGATCACGCCGGCGCAGATGGGTTTTCTGATGGGGTTGGTGGGGCTGTATACCTTGGCCGCCACCGAGCTGCCCCGGCGGATCATCGGCTCGCTGGCGGGGATGTCGCTGGTGGGGATGCTCGTCGTGACGTTCGTGCGGCTGAAGCAGGGCCCGGCCACGGGCGCGAATCTGAACGTGGGCGACTGGGCCGTCCCCGTCGTGTCGATCGCGGCTGCGCTGGGCGTGACCGCGCCGCCGGTGCTGCTGGGGCTGTACGTGGGGGCGCGGCGGCGGTTGATGGAGAGTCTGCGGGAGCGGGCGGACAGTCTGGAGCGGGAGTTGCAGTTGCTCGCGGAGCGGGCTGAGGAGCGGGCGGAGTGGGCGCGGGGTGAGGAGCGGACGCGGATCGCGCGGGAGATGCACGACGTGGTGGCGCACCGGGTGAGCCTGATGGTCGTCCACGCGGCGGCGCTCCAGGCGGTGGCGCGGAAGGATCCGGAGAAGGCGGTCCGCAACGCGGCGCTGGTCGGGGACATGGGGCGGCAGGCGTTGACAGAGTTGCGGGAGATGCTGGGGGTGCTGCGCAGCGGGGGTGAGCGGACGGGAGCGATGGGGGCGGCGGGAGTCACGGGAGCGGCCGGGGCGCCGCCGTTGGCCGCTGTCTCGGCTGCGGCTGCCGCTGCCGCGTCTCGTGCGGTGGAGGAGGGGGAGGGGCCGTGTCTGGCGGATGTCGAGGAGTTGGTGGGGCAGTCGGCGGCGGCCGGGATGGTTGTCGCGCTGTCGGTGGACGGGGAGGTGCGGACGTATCTCGCCGAGATCGAGCAGACGGCGTTCCGGGTGGTGCAGGAGGCGTTGACCAACGTGCACAAGCATGCGGCGGGGGCGAAGACGTACGTCCGGCTCGCGCATCGTGCGGAGGAGATCGCGATGCAGGTGGAGAACGAGCCGCCGCCGGAGGTGTTGTCGGCGGGGGCCGCGCGGTTGCCGTCCGGCGGGAACGGGCTGGTGGGGATGCGGGAGCGGGTCGTCGCGCTGGGCGGGGTGTTCGTGTCGGGGCCGACGGAGGCGGGCGGGTTCCGGGTGTCGGCGGTGATTCCGCTGCGGGGGTGA
- a CDS encoding SUKH-3 domain-containing protein, with translation MHHTDRTSTTRFPVPIDAALRSAGWLPGRWDIKQAEFWADALREHTSPAGHRHAVFPAAVEAWAEFGGLHITPTGPGRQIAPAVFHLDPLHGLHQARTLSDLGRALSTDLSPLGAEPATHSLLAIDTTGRVYALDHTGDWYLGPTIDQALAALISGTTPTRLTTAS, from the coding sequence ATGCACCACACCGACCGCACCTCCACCACCCGCTTCCCCGTCCCCATCGACGCCGCCCTGCGCTCTGCGGGCTGGCTGCCGGGCCGCTGGGACATCAAACAGGCCGAGTTCTGGGCGGACGCCCTCCGCGAACACACGTCCCCCGCCGGCCACCGGCACGCCGTCTTCCCCGCCGCGGTCGAGGCATGGGCCGAGTTCGGCGGCCTGCACATCACACCCACCGGGCCCGGCCGTCAGATCGCCCCCGCCGTCTTCCACCTCGACCCCCTCCACGGCCTCCACCAGGCCCGCACCCTCTCCGACCTCGGCCGCGCCCTCTCCACCGACCTCAGCCCCCTCGGCGCCGAACCCGCCACCCACTCCCTCCTCGCCATCGACACCACCGGCCGCGTCTATGCCCTCGACCACACCGGCGACTGGTACCTCGGCCCCACCATCGACCAGGCCCTCGCCGCCCTCATATCGGGCACCACCCCGACCCGCCTGACGACGGCGTCCTGA
- a CDS encoding YwqJ-related putative deaminase, which produces MNATQTGPHGTDRTADATAHPASPGAHRPPHTPQVPPPHRTAPGDHPPNTDPRAGGDPRIGWSADTPHAPALRHRRDGILPTVAAALSVRGATLTGTAARGDQPPPLHHLVQDFLDTLPSDRRDRFTGRCAEALLISRHIAAADAARSRRAARKPMTNGEARKALKQSKLTTRHIREDGDPLHGTFAPPCRACTALTSHFGIRVVETSEE; this is translated from the coding sequence ATGAACGCGACGCAGACAGGACCGCACGGCACGGACCGCACCGCCGACGCCACCGCTCACCCAGCGTCACCCGGCGCCCACAGACCACCCCACACGCCCCAGGTCCCGCCACCCCACAGAACCGCCCCCGGCGACCACCCCCCGAACACCGACCCGCGCGCGGGCGGCGACCCCCGCATCGGCTGGTCCGCCGACACCCCCCACGCGCCCGCGCTCCGCCACCGCCGCGACGGCATACTCCCCACCGTCGCCGCCGCGCTCTCCGTACGCGGCGCCACCCTCACCGGCACCGCCGCCCGCGGCGACCAGCCGCCCCCGCTCCACCACCTCGTCCAGGACTTCCTCGACACGCTCCCCAGCGACCGCCGCGACCGCTTCACCGGCCGCTGCGCCGAAGCGCTCCTCATCTCCCGCCACATCGCCGCCGCCGACGCCGCGCGCAGCCGCCGCGCCGCCCGCAAACCCATGACCAACGGCGAGGCCCGCAAGGCGCTCAAGCAGTCCAAACTCACCACCCGCCACATCCGCGAGGACGGCGACCCCCTCCACGGCACCTTCGCACCCCCCTGCCGCGCCTGCACCGCCCTCACCTCCCACTTCGGCATCCGGGTGGTCGAAACGTCCGAGGAGTAG
- a CDS encoding SMI1/KNR4 family protein → MTTGRLGQTAPPNAAYAGQVVHFPDPVRAGRHPRGVRVDERGYPDFSPYARAVAEIADPPEGFGVDELRLTDYVSANAAQSASGHALWDTVSPVATPHGWTWHHVAGTRRLELIPVEVKALLRHHGGISTARVDHAKRGTRPLQETRPAHFRLPKSGVAVTESQVQGVEEDLGYRLPGAYRTFLKAAGGCAPVGAALDAELGLLVDQPFFTVRDEAAVNDLVYVNKCLRDHLTKDYLGVGFVQGGLLAVKVKGERLGSVWFCAYDDVRDADPSWTPAQRVERLLLPCGDDFDAFLSRLAGDPPELETVADLMVDGGFTRVVPVAGE, encoded by the coding sequence ATGACGACAGGTCGGCTCGGGCAGACCGCGCCGCCGAACGCGGCTTACGCCGGGCAGGTCGTGCACTTTCCGGACCCGGTCCGGGCGGGCCGTCACCCCAGAGGTGTACGGGTCGACGAGCGCGGCTACCCCGACTTCTCGCCGTACGCGCGCGCGGTGGCGGAGATCGCCGATCCCCCGGAGGGGTTCGGGGTCGACGAACTACGTCTTACGGACTACGTGTCGGCGAACGCGGCGCAGTCGGCGTCCGGGCACGCGCTGTGGGACACGGTCTCGCCGGTCGCGACGCCGCACGGCTGGACGTGGCACCACGTCGCCGGGACGCGCCGGCTCGAACTGATACCCGTGGAGGTGAAGGCGCTGCTGCGCCACCACGGGGGGATCTCGACGGCCCGGGTCGATCACGCGAAGCGGGGGACGCGGCCGCTCCAGGAGACGCGGCCCGCGCACTTCCGGCTGCCGAAGTCGGGGGTCGCGGTGACCGAGTCGCAGGTGCAGGGGGTCGAGGAGGATCTCGGCTACCGGCTGCCGGGCGCCTATCGGACGTTCCTGAAGGCGGCGGGCGGGTGCGCGCCCGTCGGGGCCGCGCTGGACGCCGAGTTGGGGCTCCTCGTCGACCAGCCGTTCTTCACGGTCCGCGACGAGGCCGCCGTCAACGACCTCGTGTACGTCAACAAGTGCCTGCGTGACCATCTCACCAAGGACTACCTGGGTGTCGGGTTCGTGCAGGGCGGGCTGCTCGCCGTCAAGGTCAAGGGCGAACGGCTCGGTTCGGTGTGGTTCTGCGCGTACGACGACGTCCGTGACGCCGATCCCTCCTGGACGCCGGCCCAGCGCGTGGAGCGGCTGCTGCTGCCCTGCGGCGACGACTTCGACGCGTTCTTGTCCCGACTCGCCGGTGATCCGCCGGAGTTGGAGACGGTGGCCGACCTGATGGTGGACGGCGGGTTCACGCGCGTCGTTCCGGTTGCTGGGGAGTGA
- a CDS encoding SUKH-4 family immunity protein produces MVTFAQAQERAEEWVNGDVPVYQHREVRVREFGLGFVVWAEDRAEGPRGDGGAQRLVIARDSGEATLWPALPVGEVIRRYEERYGGEAGVVADAVPAAAARVDLNQTSFLLTPPEWLQDAADKLGIGDGAQGAESTPAPGAGVGGGAGAPGAASGGPGSGAGAAAGGSGAAAAGPGAGGVPSGPGGGGGAGAGSAAVPGGGTAAGAGAPGAAGVPAGATPWAGTDTNGDGGEDRSVPLPATVFAPPLSDPNERRGPGVPADAKTELMSGGSQLPPTAIAPALDGTVGGAQGAGGGPAGGSAYGYPQGGGPGGPGAGGPGVGQGAGGSNSAAPGGVQGPGGPNSAVPGGVQGPGDPNSAVPGGAQGPGGFDSAAPGGTQGPGGFNASAPGGAQAPGGPNSPVAGGGQGSAVPNSAAPGGVQAPGGPNSAVPGGAQGGGALSPTLPGDGQGAGVAGPGAGVADAPTAVATPGLGMPNAGVPGGTSQAGDSAGRGLAPNAGDIADAATSKAAPPPRRRGGGTPPPPPGAPGVPGARPGNAPGPMPGGAPDGAVGGAPGAGPAGTPGAPAGGYVPTQLVSALGPDGPDLISGPGGAPGTPPPGAQPPGAGQSGVTQPGVGMPGAGQMPGAVPPPPPGAPGVPGTAPGTPGAPGTPGAPGAPGAPGAPGTPGAPGAVHQAETMLAAPPVGGPGAPPPPPGAPGVPGAGPRTPSTPGGPNTPPHGAPGTPGTPPHGVPPAPGAPPHGAPPAPPTPPGAPGAGAPFPGAPGAPGTPPGAPPAPFPGAPGAAGAPAAPPGVPGAGPYSGTPMVPQGMPPSAYGYPNPAGQPIVGPGYQAVLRYRAQDGSEQQLIRRSAPGTPHPEWQIFHELRGMNVPPGQVLELHTELESCELPGAYCARMIREQWPQARITSIAPYGTDHASRQQGMRQLLAHQGELHQVADGPARPAPVRAPLPPVQQAPAIPPEAIAQELAAAFGPGVFRFEQAAVARQGVPPVVAHMLVAAGLPLDMGPFFWAQAQPGRPVPTLAELAQERGVQPAADAGSYLVMGSDFGRAICVQYGTANIVAVPVEAGPGGAPVAPQFVNSGLPEFARCLALLGRMWRLRFGLNPEQAGRWTVDFQAQLASLDPAALGSPDSWWSVLLEQMWDGLL; encoded by the coding sequence ATGGTGACGTTCGCGCAGGCGCAGGAGCGCGCGGAGGAGTGGGTCAACGGGGACGTGCCCGTCTACCAGCATCGCGAGGTGCGCGTACGGGAGTTCGGCCTCGGGTTCGTCGTCTGGGCGGAGGACCGGGCGGAGGGGCCCCGTGGCGACGGCGGTGCTCAGCGGCTCGTCATCGCCCGTGACAGCGGCGAGGCCACGCTGTGGCCCGCGCTGCCCGTCGGCGAGGTGATCCGCCGGTACGAGGAGCGGTACGGGGGTGAGGCGGGGGTCGTCGCCGACGCGGTGCCGGCTGCCGCCGCGCGCGTCGATCTCAACCAGACGTCTTTCCTCCTGACGCCGCCGGAGTGGCTACAGGACGCGGCGGACAAGCTGGGCATCGGGGACGGGGCTCAGGGGGCGGAGTCAACTCCGGCGCCGGGGGCGGGTGTTGGCGGTGGCGCTGGGGCGCCGGGTGCCGCGTCCGGCGGGCCGGGTTCTGGTGCGGGCGCTGCTGCCGGAGGGTCGGGGGCTGCTGCTGCCGGGCCTGGTGCGGGTGGCGTTCCTTCCGGGCCGGGTGGCGGTGGCGGTGCTGGTGCTGGTTCGGCTGCGGTGCCGGGTGGCGGGACGGCTGCGGGGGCCGGGGCCCCTGGGGCTGCGGGTGTTCCCGCCGGGGCGACTCCCTGGGCCGGGACCGACACCAACGGCGACGGCGGTGAGGACCGGTCCGTTCCGCTGCCGGCGACCGTGTTCGCCCCGCCGCTGAGCGACCCGAACGAGCGGCGTGGGCCCGGGGTTCCGGCCGACGCCAAGACCGAGTTGATGTCCGGGGGGAGCCAACTGCCGCCCACGGCCATCGCGCCCGCGCTGGACGGCACGGTCGGTGGAGCGCAGGGTGCCGGGGGTGGGCCTGCGGGAGGTTCGGCGTACGGGTATCCGCAGGGCGGCGGTCCGGGTGGGCCCGGAGCGGGTGGGCCGGGTGTCGGTCAAGGCGCCGGTGGCTCCAACTCGGCTGCGCCGGGTGGGGTTCAGGGGCCTGGCGGCCCCAACTCGGCTGTACCCGGCGGGGTTCAAGGGCCCGGCGATCCCAACTCGGCTGTGCCGGGCGGGGCTCAGGGACCTGGCGGGTTTGACTCTGCTGCGCCGGGCGGGACTCAAGGGCCTGGTGGCTTCAACGCGTCCGCGCCCGGTGGGGCTCAGGCGCCCGGCGGCCCCAACTCGCCGGTGGCGGGCGGGGGGCAGGGGTCTGCTGTCCCCAACTCGGCTGCTCCTGGCGGGGTTCAGGCGCCCGGTGGGCCTAACTCGGCTGTGCCGGGCGGGGCTCAAGGGGGCGGTGCGCTCAGTCCGACGCTGCCCGGTGACGGTCAGGGTGCCGGGGTGGCCGGTCCTGGGGCCGGTGTCGCCGATGCGCCTACCGCTGTCGCGACTCCGGGACTGGGCATGCCCAACGCCGGTGTGCCCGGCGGGACTTCGCAGGCCGGTGATTCCGCGGGGCGGGGGCTCGCCCCCAACGCCGGGGACATCGCCGACGCCGCGACCAGCAAGGCCGCGCCGCCTCCGCGCCGACGGGGCGGGGGAACGCCGCCGCCTCCGCCTGGCGCGCCCGGGGTTCCGGGTGCCCGGCCGGGGAACGCGCCCGGCCCCATGCCTGGAGGCGCGCCGGACGGTGCCGTCGGGGGAGCCCCGGGTGCCGGTCCCGCCGGTACCCCGGGTGCGCCCGCCGGAGGCTACGTGCCGACGCAGTTGGTCTCCGCGCTCGGTCCCGACGGACCTGATCTGATCTCCGGCCCCGGCGGAGCCCCGGGCACGCCCCCGCCCGGTGCCCAGCCGCCCGGCGCGGGCCAATCCGGCGTGACACAGCCCGGCGTCGGCATGCCCGGCGCCGGTCAGATGCCCGGCGCCGTACCCCCGCCCCCGCCGGGCGCCCCCGGCGTCCCCGGAACGGCCCCCGGCACTCCCGGAGCCCCAGGTACCCCTGGTGCGCCCGGCGCTCCTGGAGCCCCCGGTGCTCCCGGCACCCCGGGCGCCCCCGGTGCCGTGCACCAGGCCGAGACCATGCTGGCCGCACCCCCGGTCGGCGGACCGGGCGCGCCGCCGCCCCCGCCGGGCGCCCCCGGCGTCCCCGGAGCGGGCCCGCGTACCCCTAGTACTCCAGGTGGACCGAACACCCCGCCGCACGGCGCCCCGGGCACCCCCGGAACTCCGCCGCACGGCGTCCCGCCGGCCCCCGGTGCCCCGCCGCACGGCGCCCCGCCCGCTCCCCCCACCCCGCCGGGTGCTCCCGGAGCCGGAGCCCCGTTCCCCGGCGCCCCTGGTGCACCCGGGACACCTCCCGGCGCGCCCCCGGCCCCGTTCCCGGGCGCCCCCGGCGCGGCCGGTGCCCCGGCGGCGCCTCCCGGCGTGCCCGGAGCCGGCCCCTACTCCGGTACCCCGATGGTCCCCCAGGGGATGCCCCCGTCGGCCTACGGGTACCCCAACCCGGCGGGCCAGCCGATCGTGGGCCCCGGCTACCAGGCGGTCCTGCGCTACCGCGCGCAGGACGGCTCGGAGCAGCAGCTCATCCGGCGTTCCGCGCCGGGCACCCCGCACCCGGAGTGGCAGATCTTCCACGAGCTGCGCGGGATGAACGTCCCGCCGGGCCAAGTGCTGGAGCTGCACACGGAGTTGGAGTCGTGCGAGCTGCCGGGCGCGTACTGCGCGCGGATGATCAGGGAGCAGTGGCCCCAGGCGAGGATCACGAGCATCGCCCCGTACGGCACGGACCACGCGAGCCGGCAGCAGGGCATGCGGCAACTCCTCGCGCACCAGGGCGAGTTGCACCAGGTCGCCGACGGTCCGGCGAGGCCCGCCCCGGTGCGCGCACCGCTCCCGCCGGTGCAACAGGCCCCGGCGATACCGCCGGAGGCGATCGCGCAGGAGCTGGCCGCCGCGTTCGGTCCCGGCGTGTTCCGGTTCGAGCAGGCGGCGGTGGCCCGGCAGGGCGTCCCCCCGGTGGTGGCGCACATGCTGGTCGCGGCGGGACTGCCGCTGGACATGGGCCCGTTCTTCTGGGCGCAGGCCCAACCGGGGCGCCCGGTACCGACGTTGGCGGAGCTGGCGCAGGAGCGCGGGGTGCAGCCGGCGGCGGACGCGGGGTCGTACCTGGTGATGGGCAGCGACTTCGGCCGGGCGATCTGCGTGCAGTACGGCACCGCCAACATCGTCGCGGTGCCGGTCGAGGCCGGGCCCGGCGGGGCCCCGGTGGCGCCGCAGTTCGTGAACTCGGGGCTGCCCGAGTTCGCGCGCTGCCTCGCGCTGCTCGGGCGGATGTGGCGGCTGCGGTTCGGGCTGAACCCGGAGCAGGCGGGCCGCTGGACCGTCGACTTCCAGGCGCAGTTGGCGTCGCTGGACCCGGCGGCGCTGGGTTCGCCGGACAGTTGGTGGTCGGTGCTGCTGGAGCAGATGTGGGACGGGCTGCTGTGA
- a CDS encoding cellulose-binding protein translates to MGSASVSPYGFGAVRGRGYRPAQVEAYVAALCADRDSAWERAARLTVRVKEGEAEARRLREVVNRLAPQDYDTLGESARHLFRLAQDEADALVERARREARERGAQADAHAVVVHEEAREEARVTLAEAEEWGQRRTEQARAEADEIRVAARRGVKEARAASLAELREVRRSTSALLARQEQDHTRRWTAAEREAADRARALDAHYADLVARAESALTEARASYADAETSARHLQDRAHTHATALLTQAHHQADRIARETERVLREHGERWDDVRAHMDYVRSSLSALTGRTVE, encoded by the coding sequence ATGGGCAGCGCGTCGGTGTCGCCGTACGGGTTCGGAGCGGTCCGTGGACGGGGGTACCGCCCCGCGCAGGTCGAGGCGTACGTCGCGGCGCTGTGCGCGGACCGGGACTCCGCGTGGGAGCGGGCGGCGCGGCTGACGGTGCGGGTCAAGGAGGGCGAGGCCGAGGCGCGGCGGCTGCGTGAGGTCGTCAACCGGCTGGCTCCACAGGACTACGACACCCTCGGCGAGAGTGCCCGCCACCTGTTCCGCCTCGCGCAGGACGAGGCCGACGCGCTGGTCGAACGCGCCCGGCGCGAGGCGCGCGAGCGGGGCGCGCAGGCGGACGCGCACGCCGTCGTCGTCCACGAGGAAGCGCGGGAGGAGGCGCGCGTGACCCTCGCGGAGGCGGAGGAATGGGGACAGCGGCGCACCGAACAGGCCCGCGCCGAGGCGGACGAGATCCGGGTGGCCGCCCGGCGCGGCGTGAAGGAGGCGCGTGCCGCGTCCCTCGCCGAGCTGCGCGAGGTGCGCCGGAGCACATCGGCCCTGCTGGCCCGCCAGGAACAGGACCACACGCGGCGCTGGACGGCGGCGGAGCGCGAGGCCGCCGACCGCGCACGCGCCCTCGACGCCCACTACGCCGACCTCGTCGCCCGCGCCGAGTCCGCCCTCACCGAGGCCCGCGCCTCCTACGCCGACGCCGAGACCTCCGCCCGCCACCTCCAGGACCGCGCCCACACCCACGCCACCGCCCTCCTCACCCAGGCCCACCACCAGGCCGACCGCATCGCCCGCGAGACCGAACGCGTCCTGCGCGAACACGGCGAACGCTGGGACGACGTCCGCGCCCACATGGACTACGTCCGCAGCAGCCTGAGCGCACTGACGGGCCGGACGGTGGAGTAG
- a CDS encoding MFS transporter — MAESVRPVIPETGDRSTPGRRGAVVAALMLSMALAALDSTIVSTAVPQIVGDLGGFSVFSWLFSGYLLAVTVTLPVYGKLSDTFGRKPVLVVGAALFLLGSVLCACAWNMGALIAFRVVQGLGGGALQGTVQTLAADLYPLEQRPRIQAKLSTVWAVSAVAGPAVGGLFAAYADWRWIFLVNVPVGAVALWLIVRHLHEPARELVKPRVDWAGAVAVFACGGVLLTALVQGGVAWDWLSAPSLALLGTGLVLVAVVVVVERRAAEPIIPGWVWRRRTIASVNLALGALGLLMVAPTVFLPTYAQSVLGLGPVAAGFVLSVWTLSWPVSAALSQHVYRRIGFRDTALLGIGLATLFLLAFPFLPYPGSAWQPALLMLALGAALGLFQLPLIVGVQSTVTWGERGTATASILFCRQTGQTLGASLFGAVANGVLAARLGGADLDSVTRTWGPDGTPAPVRHAVAEAVHAVYFGAATAAALAFAVLLLAPRRFPVLDPSGE, encoded by the coding sequence GTGGCGGAGAGCGTTCGGCCGGTCATACCTGAGACCGGGGACCGTAGTACCCCCGGCCGACGCGGCGCGGTGGTCGCCGCGCTCATGCTGTCGATGGCGCTGGCCGCCCTCGACTCCACGATCGTCTCCACCGCCGTCCCCCAGATCGTCGGGGACCTCGGCGGCTTCTCGGTCTTCTCGTGGCTCTTCTCCGGCTACCTCCTCGCGGTGACCGTCACGCTCCCGGTGTACGGGAAGCTCTCCGACACCTTCGGCCGCAAGCCGGTCCTCGTCGTCGGCGCGGCCCTGTTCCTGCTGGGGTCCGTCCTGTGCGCGTGCGCCTGGAACATGGGCGCGCTGATCGCGTTCCGGGTCGTGCAGGGGCTCGGCGGCGGGGCGTTGCAGGGGACCGTGCAGACCCTCGCCGCCGACCTGTATCCGCTGGAGCAACGGCCCAGGATCCAGGCGAAGTTGTCCACGGTGTGGGCGGTGTCGGCGGTCGCGGGCCCGGCCGTCGGCGGGCTGTTCGCCGCGTACGCCGACTGGCGGTGGATCTTCCTCGTCAACGTTCCGGTGGGCGCGGTCGCGTTGTGGCTGATCGTCCGTCACCTCCACGAGCCCGCGCGGGAGTTGGTGAAGCCGCGCGTCGACTGGGCCGGTGCCGTCGCCGTGTTCGCCTGTGGCGGGGTCCTGCTGACCGCGCTCGTGCAGGGCGGGGTCGCCTGGGACTGGCTGTCGGCGCCCTCGCTCGCGCTGCTGGGCACCGGGCTCGTCCTCGTCGCCGTCGTGGTCGTCGTCGAGCGGCGGGCCGCCGAGCCGATCATCCCCGGCTGGGTGTGGCGGCGGCGGACCATCGCGTCCGTCAACCTGGCGCTGGGCGCGCTGGGGCTGCTGATGGTGGCGCCGACCGTGTTCCTCCCGACGTACGCGCAGTCCGTCCTCGGGCTCGGGCCGGTCGCCGCCGGGTTCGTGCTGTCCGTGTGGACCCTCAGCTGGCCGGTCTCCGCCGCGCTCAGCCAGCACGTCTACCGGCGCATCGGTTTCCGTGACACGGCCCTGCTGGGCATCGGCCTCGCGACGCTGTTCCTGCTCGCGTTCCCCTTCCTCCCCTACCCCGGCTCCGCCTGGCAACCCGCCCTGCTCATGCTGGCGTTGGGCGCCGCGCTCGGCCTCTTCCAGCTCCCCCTGATCGTCGGCGTCCAGTCGACGGTCACCTGGGGCGAACGCGGCACCGCCACCGCGTCGATCCTCTTCTGCCGCCAGACCGGCCAGACCCTCGGCGCCTCCCTCTTCGGCGCCGTCGCCAACGGCGTCCTCGCGGCCCGCCTCGGCGGCGCCGACCTCGACTCCGTCACCCGCACCTGGGGCCCCGACGGCACCCCCGCCCCCGTCCGCCACGCCGTCGCCGAGGCCGTCCACGCCGTGTACTTCGGCGCGGCGACGGCGGCGGCGCTCGCGTTCGCCGTGCTGTTGCTCGCGCCTCGGAGGTTTCCGGTGCTGGATCCCTCCGGGGAGTGA